The following DNA comes from Alnus glutinosa chromosome 6, dhAlnGlut1.1, whole genome shotgun sequence.
TATCTTTTAGGTAAagggtttacaaggggacagGCTGATTGgaccttgttcatcagaaatcaaggtacacACAAGCTCATTACTcgaatctatgttgatgatattatatTTGGAGCTACTCTAGATTCCCTAGCCCATGAATTTTCTGAGCAGATGAAGCAGGAATtcgagatgagcatgattggtgaatTGAACTACTTTCTGGGTCTTtaagtcaaacaaacttctaaaggcattttcatctctcaatccaagtatgGTTAAACTTTTCGGTCTAGAGGGGAAGAGTCATGCCCGGACTCCCATGAGCACTAGTGTCAAGATAAGCACTGATCTTGCAGGGAAACCAgttgatccaactctctacatgagTTTGATAGGGAGTCTCCTCTACCTCATAGCCAGCCAACCAGTTATTGCCTTCAGTGTAGGAGTTTGTGCTCgttttcaggcaaatcctaaagaatcccacctcactgcagtcaagcgtatcatcaggtatgtaaatgatactcttctctatggcatatggtattccaaggaaacaaatcttgttgttgcaagatattctgatgcagattgggctggcaaTGCtaatgatagaaagagcacctcgagaggatgcttctatgtgggaaaTAATCTTGTGGCTTGGATGAGTAGGAAACAATCATTGATTTCCCTCTCCACTACTGAGGCTAAGTATATTGCTGCGAGAAGTTGTTGTACCCAATTGTTGTGGATGAAGAAGCTGCTATGTGACTATGGATTCACTCAGGATACCATGATTATACTCtatgataatactagtgccataaatatttccaagaatcttgttcagcactctcggaccaagcacattgacatcagacatcatttcttacgtgatcttgtggaatctgaggtagtatctctctctttcattcccactaataaccaattggctgacattcttactaAACCTCTGAATGGttgcaggtttgagtcccttcgaaaagccattggagtttgtgacatgtcctagacatgttttttcatgctaggattagacttTTTTGTGTTTCTTAAGTCTTGTCCTCTGaaagcatgatttttttttcaaaaaaaaaaaaaaaaattgggagtttTGTAGCAGGATGGTTCTCTTTTAAAGtttgtcagctatctcatgtctcttattctttttttttggatcattatgctttgatgaattatgcttacatatggttgagaacataagtctaacatatgcaaagttttcctgctcacttTTTATGCTtgatagttgctttcctcatgtAATGATATTGTGCACCattcaaggctcccctaaggtacatcattttcctctctaacTTCTTGTTTCTataaattctaatgagagagatgtttttgataaggtggtcaaattgaccaacatgctagttgaacctagagcctaaaaattctaacattctctttaagttgcagcaccaaaaagaaacaagcagttataatTCTGTGTTCATTGTTATATACATAAATTCTCTGCTTCTGTGCTAAAACAACTTTATATCTTGTCATTCACGGTGCAAGTAAAAAGTTtattttgtccttcatggtgcaagtaaaaattaggtcatgcatcttagggggagtgtattagatgagggtagctaggcccaagtaaataataaggtttgacttttgactgctctttcattgattttctctcttgtttagaaaatctggttgctttacgtcatatcagtgaacttcaaaaccttattgagaaagccttcacacatacacacatgcattacatgagttgagaaagctattttaattattatgtttgcAAGAAATTTTGCCTATCTTATACTTGTCTATCGACTCTATGTTTGTGTAATTCAAACTTGCTATTTGGCTGGTTTCTTAGAAttggatacatgcgtgtgctgcTCTACTTGTGAAGGAACTtaccttgttgtttttctctcccttttcagcaagttgtttttcttaacagtttctttgattttagaACTGTTTTTGGATAATCTTTACTCTGTTTATCCTTGTCCTGCTAAGATATTAAGGGGGTTAATATTTTGTGGTCtttcttatactctgttttaccctttgtcttttttagacaaaaatgaggagtatttttttgatttggaccgagattgtatttttaatcggtcaagtgatttttgtcccagaatagccaaatggggtgtttgttagtttgtggtcggctgcattctattggataaaatcacttctatgtaatgatgcttttaaacaggaattcagttattttcagagtcttcttattcagagttttcagttatttttagagtcttcttattcagagtTATACTTCTAGCaaattctgcacagattccaagtcagaagaatcAGATCCCAagcatccatctggacgacgtgatattccgtccgaacgctcaactgtcaaagcatcatctgtccagaaTATGAGAACTTTATGTCcagaccttcctttgtgtcgagaagcttcgaactgctccaggttgcattcgtctggacgtctcagcaacatggCCAAAAGCctttcaatgttcgacaaggaaaatgatttcattccaaaacacagatatggaaagacagctgcaaccgtccagacgatgtgtgttcccgtatgaatactatccttgataaggcaagtcgtgcatacaaagttcaacggTCCgaacgtcagtcttcatggtccggacgcgcaagccttaatatggaaattgtgtgccgcagaagttcaaccatccgaacgTTAGTCTccatggtccgaacgctcaaaccttaatatggaaattgcgtgcagctgaagtgcaactgtccggactctaggacaacaccgtccggacgcggctctattCGGGAAAGAATTTAAAGCAAATTTGAAAAGCCGATAGCACAATTGTCCATCCAGACGCCCTCAACTACCATCCGGACACCGCCTAGGAAAATCGCATCAGAAATAATTTAGgtttttgtagcctataaatagaggcccctaggcatgtattttgtaagaattcggtattgaattccatagagcttagagagtttattttaggagttgttatGCTGATCCGTtcactctctagccgttgccgttgtgttttgttgctgtgctgaaactgaaatctatcttaggggttgtccctaaggtaaatgagggtatgtgagtgctgctgctttgtaactagctttgtcttctaaatagtggatatcctgggtttggctgcctctgagtggtttttctcttaattgagtttccactccgttaacaaaattcttgtgtcatttaaattccgttgttatattattttgtttaacacattgtgcacacacacacggttaaaatagaagtcatctatttttcaaggTGTAATAAATTGGTTAATGTTCGAAACGAGGAAAATTGTTCTAATAATGTATATTGCATTGATGCGTAGCAATGTATTGTGTTGATGAGTAATGTATTGTATGATGTGTATTGTGTTTACGGTATGTATTTAAAAACAAACTTATGAGAATTTGAAAGGGTTCAAACTTTTCGAAAGAGATGCTATGTAATTTTAAGTAGGGGTGAAAATCCAGTTATGGTTagtggttattggctaaaactgtTAATCTTAACCGTCTATGGCAGTTGAGAATTTTGGGTAACCGCCTCCACTAACCTTTGACcacttaaaataatataaaataaagaaagaaagaaagaaagaaagaaagaagaagaagaagaagaagaagaagaagaagaagaagaggaggagtaggaggaggaggaagaagatgagaaaaaccactttcaAGTCTAAGATTTCTCAAACAAATTTTAGATAAAAGGAATCAAAGAAATGGAGCAAGATTGTGCAGGGCTTGGACTTGAAAACCTAAACTCGGACTCATACACCACAAAGCTAAAACCCTCGAATCAAAAAGCCTCCTTTAAACATGAATCTCAGTAGAAGGATTCACTGTTATaaagtgaaaactcaaaagAGGTCCAttggaagagaagaagaaaagcgtAAAAAAATgcacacttcttcttcttcttcttcttcttcttttgtaaaTGAAGATGcagacttttgtttttttgagtaAAGATATAAACTTTGAGAATAGAAACGAGAGTTATCACGAGGCTCAAAGCAAGGAAGATGTAGACTCTTGTTTTGTAAATGAAGATGCaaacttttgttgttttttatgaGTAAAGATGCAAACTTTGAGAATAGAAACTAGAGCTATCATGAGGCTCAAAGCTAGGAAGATGTGTGTATTGGGCAACAGGCAGACACGTGATTAGTGGGAGCTAGCTGCCATGTTGACTGATGCTTTGCAAGTAGAAGAATCGAGATAATTGGCTACGTGGCAGTCAATTATTGGTATAAAACATAAGGTTGTAAAACATGAAGGTGAAAGGAATTGAGCCGAAATTGAAagcatataaatttaaaatcctaATGTGAAACCATGTcgttttatgtatatatacggTTAGCAGTTTAGCGGTTAGTGGTTAGCGGGCAGttattaaggggaaaaaaaccCACTAAGAGtgttaaactcaaaataataaaaataaaaaaatccacttaaTTTGACACCTCATAAGAAGTTAATTAATGGGCCTGcctataaataataaatgagaTATTTTGCTTGGGTTTAATTCGATCTCCCACGAGCTCATCTTAAGGCCTCATTTGGTTTACAACATGAGTATTACATTGGGAAATTGTATAGTTATTCGAGCATTCCCAGCAGCTACCTaattattttccctaaatataggaaacaaatccactttttgtttccctaaaCAAATATACTCCATAATAGCATCCGTTTATTTTtcactataaattaaaatattattttaattttttcttttgttttttaattcatttcttttcctctctctctctctctctctctctctctctctctatcacaCACAAGAtgcaattcttttcttttcttttcgtcACTGAATCGAATTGGATCAGGAAGTCTTGTTTCTAGAGAATCCGAGaagatttaattctttaatCGGCTTCTCTGACTTCTGGTAAATCCCTTTACGATCTCtgattttttatcttttttcagGTACAATTGTTATTGGATCTACGAGCTCTTGATGTGTATTTTGGGGGTGGTTGTTTGTACAGATCGAGGTTTTGTTTGTGGGTAGGGTAGTGTAGTTTTTGATGAGTGTTTCGGGATTTCGAGGTTTGtgaattttttgataagtgttgCAGAGAGGTGGCCATGGTGGTCTAGGTTtggacaaagaagaagaacggACGGCCATGGTGGGTTTAAACGAAGAAGAACGAAcgaacgaagaaaaaaaaagaaagaagaagaagaaaggagtgAGGCTGCGTGAAAAAATATGAGAGGAGAgagattacattttttttatgattataataatacTTGGGAATGCTACAATGCAACCCAATGCATTGGGTTGCACTATAGCATTTCTAAggtttaggaaaaatataaggtatctgttatatttgattttttgtgactttcttgacattttccctaaatttaaggAATAGAAGTGACTTTCTTgacatttttcctaaatttagatAATAGAACCCCTTATAAGGTGtctgctgtgaatgctcttactAGGAATAAAAGATAgtggaatggaatggctattcatACTCTTTAGTTGGTAACaacttatatattttaattggaatccaatcaaaattattaaaaaaaaaaaaacctcctcaaataaaaactcaaattattgaaaaaaaatcaaaaaaaaaattgaaaaccaatGGATGGTCAACCACCCACCAAAGAGCTAGGGGtgtcgggggtggccgtgccaatcgggttttttttcttcttttttttctttttaaaaaaaaaattgagagaatatataaaataatgagtattttttcaaaaaaaatgtagtGTAATCCTTTAGGAATAGATATTCCTCTTCATTAGGAAATAGTTATTATTCCAATGGAAATAACTATTTCAATTAATAGAccttaccaaacaaaagaatgactttttctatggaataatcattccattccaaGCATCTATTCCACGaatcaaacgaggcctaaggGTTTTGAGCTATTTAAAGACGtatattttactcttttttgtttcaaaaaaaaaaaaaaaagacgtgtattttgggttttgagatattttaaaaACGATCAAAGTTAACTagaatcagattttttttttttttttttttaaggggaaattacactttacccccagatattggcaatttgacgcccaatgtttaatttttggtagatgaccccTTTAACGTTTACCACGTGTGTCAATCTAGACCTCCCGTCCACTAAGTCCGTGAAAAGTGACAGAAAAGATGTCACATGCGTTACATGACATTTTAAAGCCCATCTTTCCAAAATTGCCCCAGATCAAAAGAGTGAGTTTCACAAAGTTAATGTCAGCATCATTCCTTGAAATTTCGACAATTGaaagaaccaaaagaaaatCTCAATTCATAAAGTTAAACATAGATCTGTCAAGTATGAAAACTGTACGTCCTTGGGGGCTTTCTATTATAGGTTTTGGGGTCTCACTAGGCCTATTCTCCACGGCGGAGCCAACGCTGGAGACCAACTCCTGTTGCTTCTCTCTCACATCGTCATCGACAGCTAAACAAATGACGCCGCTTAGCCCCCCGCGGCGAATTATCCTCTGCGAAGCACCGAATCCCAACCTCACTCTCCTGGAATTGTTCACCCGTAGAGATCGAAGATAGGCGTTCAAATAACAACCACCGTGGAGCTGCAAGTGAGGGACCAGAGCCGTGCTCATGCTCGTGCTCCCTATCTTTCTTATGGTTCTTGGGTCCAACGAAAAAAATTAGGAGGAGCTCCAACTTGCTGGTGGCCTTTGTTGAACGATTGGTTCCTAATTGCGCTCTGTCCGCAGGCCCACATCAAAGATTGCCGCGTGTACCCAGTCGATGACAGTTGTGTCTCTATCAAGAACAGGACATGCACAAGACACGTCATGCATGTCCTGGATGAATCAAGAACAGGACTCCGACACCTCAGAGCAATGAATACACCGTCAATGACTACCCAGACGCCAAAATTGAGCAAACCATGATAGCAAAGCACCAAAAGGAAAATTCCGCATGATCTGCGGGCTTCAATGGACGAGTATCTTGGACAGCATGCAGTATGGTCCGGCCCGTGTCACCATCCCTGGACTCATAAAGTGTCAGACTAGCAGTAACAACTAACAGAAAATGGATAGCCTCTCTCACCAGGCTGTTGGTGGCGAACTTAAGAAGCAAGCAAGCAACAGTGGATCCAAGGAGCTGGGCGATCCAGTAGAGGATGCCACGGAGGAGGGTGTTGTTACCATCGAAGAAGGCGCTGAAGGTGACAGCTAGGTTAACGTGGCCGCTTGAGATGTTGGCGGATACGAAAAGACCAAAAGGGTGTGCCAGGGCAACCGCCGCGAGCCCAGCCAGGGTTGTGGAGTCGTTGTTGGTGAGCTTGTTGAAGGCCATGTCGGAGCCCTCCCCAGCAAACACGAATGTGAGAGTCGATATGAACTCCGCCAACGCCGACTTCAGGATGTCCGGGTGGGCTGCCTCCTCCGTCCTTCCGATGGCAATATTCCTGAACGGCATGGTCATCGTCTGATGAGTGTTGTAGCTACTACGTTCACAGTACACTCACAGTCAATGCCTTTAGCTTTGGTTTTAGGTACTTCTCTCCGCTTCTCAGCTGGTGCATTTATATTGAACGTGAATAGAGCAAATGCACCGGCTGCAGCCGATTTTCCACATGTCGATATCTTACTTCTCAGAATGTTCTTTAGGGGACCAGTCACCATCACACAGAGAAGACCACCACTATCAATGTTCTTCTCCTCCTCATCTTTCTTCAAATACAGGTACAAGAATAGCAACAACAACGGGGACGGGAACGGGAATGAgagctatgaagaagaagaagaagaagaagctgagTAATGTTAGTAAGAGAGGCGTGGTGGCGGTTGATTGGTTGTTGTTCAGGCAAGGGAAGGCAGCTTAGTCTGTGATTTGTGGGCCTCCAAGCTGCCTAgtgattctcttttcttttttctttttttttttttttccctttgtatACTCAATTTACTGGTTCAAGTTTTCACTTTTAAGGATGTCTTACAAGCTAAAACGAtatgattttattataaataaggCATTATAGTGAATCTCAGCAACTGTAGGAAcataaatattaaagaaatatttccaaattaattttctatAGAAGCAGATGGGATATATATACTGTTGTTTTTGTTGCTTGAGACTTGAGAGCGTGCTACGTGAAAAGCTCAGAGACAAAGGCAGAGCCTTTCATATCATCATCATCGATTCATCTAGTTTTCCCTCAATTTACAGGAACAACAAAAACAActggtttttttgtttgattggttGCCGTTTAATTGGTTGTTGTTTAGGCAAGTGGAGGCAGCTTAGTCCGTGATTTGTGGGCCTCCAAGCTGTCAAAGCTGTTAAATCCACACGTGTATTAATCACTTTCTTAGTCCACGTACACACTGTCCACTTTCCACTTCTTCTAGcgtcttctttccttttctatcTTCTGTAGCTTCCACGAGATGGATTCGAGCTCGTTCTTGTAGTACAGACGCCCGATGAGTGCCATGATCGAAGGGATACAGAACAGGTCGTATGCGTCAATGAAGAGGCCCATGCTAGTGAGCATCCAGTGAAGACAGAGAGCCACGGTGTACATGTTGGGAAAGAGTGGTTTTGAAACAAAATAGTTTAATCGGGGCAATTTTGGAACGAAATGTGCTTAAACAGTCACGTGCGTTGCAGGTGACCTTTTTTCCGTCTAAAATTACGGGTAAGTAGACGGAAGGTTCACATTGACACACGTAGCTAAGATTaggggggtcatctaccaaaaattaaacattgggcgtcaaattgccaataggTGGATACATCGGgagggtaaagtgtaatttccccttttttttatctacaaaaaAAGTTAACTAGAATTAAGGGTTATTTAAATTCAGTCCAACTCAATCCGATAGGCCAAACAAGGCGGAATAGAATTACAGAAAAGGATAGGGACACATATGTCATTTCCAAGTGGCCTTCCGATCCACCAGTGCTAGGGTTTTGGGTCTCCCACGACAACATATAAGGCTGTGCGCAACTCCATCACCATCGAAGCCGTCAAACACACACAAGCCCTCCCTCTCTCTTTGTTAAGGAACTAGGGTTTCGGTCCGCAATGGGAGTGTTCACGTTCGTGTGCAGGAACTCCGGCGACGAGTGGACGGGCAAATCGTTGTCGGGGGACCTGGAGGCGTCGGCAGGGTCCACCTTTGAGCTCCAGAGGAAGCTCGTCCACACCGCTCTCTCCGCCGACTCCTCCGGTGGAGTCCAGTCCTCCTTCTCCTTCGTCACCCCCACCTCCGGAGTCTTCCaggtctccctctctcttcccATCTCTCTGTCTGCTTTCCTTTTTCGATGGTTTTATTTGAAAAACCTTGTTTTGATTCTGCCGTTGTTTTTGATTCAGATTGTTTTTATTAGTTTACTCTTCTTCTTAGTTGTTTCCTGCTTGGGGATTGGTGGGGATTGGTTGATTGCTCTCGTGACAAATTCTGTTGGGGTTTATCTTTTTTGGTGAATTATGATTGCGAGTGTACGCCCTTGTTGGGTTTGTTTCTTGGCCCAGTATATAACTTTGCTCTCCGCGAGATCTGAGTAAAATTCGCTTGGTGCAGGTGATTATTGGCGGTGCCAGCGGTGGTGCTTTCATTGGAGGAGGTGGAGCAGCTGCGGCAGCTCCTGGAGGAGGTGCGGCACCAGCTGCTgaagcagaaaagaaagaagagaagaaggaagagaaggATGAAGAGAGTGATGAGGGAGACATGGGATTCTCACTCTTTGATTAGAGCATTTCTCAGTAGCCATCGAGTTATCTATTATCTTATTATGGTTTGGTTTTAGTTCTATCTTTTTTGTTGGGTCCTTGCGACTTATTAATACCATTAGATCTTGTTAATTGGGATGATATGATCAAGGGACATGATAATTTTTTGTGCTGAGATATCTTTGTTGGACAATTCAAGGGCTGTCTGCATTTTAAGCTTCTCAATTGAAAATGATTGTTTCTTCCTAGGCTATATGAGAATGTTGGTTTCTAACATGCCTTTTGTGATAGTTTTGATATCATTTAGTAAGTGcatgttacttatcaaaatttaGTTAGTGCATGTTGAATAGAGGAAACAGGAGTTCTAATGTCTTGGTAGAGAGCTCAATCTTAGGTTTTCAAGGAAAAGAAATTGGCTGGCTATCCCGCTCGGATAACGATTCGTGGCAATTACTGTTCAAATTGCAAGCAATTTGGGCAAGTAATGTCTGTTCAAGTAGGTGGCCATGGCTGGGCAGCTCAAAATTGGTGGGTCTTATATGGGCTGTTTAATATTACCTACCCGAATTGCTAGACGGAGTATTGTTGTGGATCCTAATTAGAGCCCTTCTTGACCTTTTTGATTTGCAAAGAAAGTGAGGATTTGAGGATAAAGTTCATGATGGGAAACCTATGCTAATTTTTTCTGCATAGCCGTGAAAGCCATGGTGTTTCCCTTACAAGTATGTAATCATGTAATTAAGTAATAGGCATTTTGAGGTtgctttaaaataatttatttaatcaatTACCTTTcaaataataagaattttaataCACAACAATGCTAGCATACTACTAAACAAATACATGTGGTTCAAAAGTCCCACGTGATTATTAATTGAATCTATTTCGAAGCTAAGGTAGACTACTCCGTTTGGAATTCCAGCAGGTAGCACCATGGCCAAGCAGGGACTTCAACTACTAGCTCACCGGGAAGTAGACCTTTTCTGTGCACAGTGAAACTTAAAACCATGCTAGAACTCCGGCAAGGCCGGAAAATTCAAGTCAAAGTCACGATGACTATGGCTCACAGTGATGACACCATCATAGTGACAACGCTTGTGTCCACCCAAGGCCTGCCCGGACTGAAAAGTCTTGTGACATATTGCACATTTGTGGGTCTTACCGTTAGGGTTTAAGGCGTTAGAAGAATTGGTAGTGATagcggtggtggtggtggtggtggtggtggagcaTTGGTCTTCCAGTCCAACGGGCTTCCGGTGACTGGCCTTGTGTCCACCTAGGGCTTGGTAAGACGGAAAGGCTTTGTGACAGAGGGTGCACTTGTAAGGGAGAGTTTGTGATGGCATGGTGGGACATGGTTGGTTTTTGGTGTTTGTGGTTGTGGTGGCACCACCACTACCTTGACCTCCTAGCATGAGGAGACAGAGAGCCAGGTACTCTTCTTCAGTCGGAGGATTGTCGAGACGGGGACGCTTAGACCGCTTACTCTTTGCCCACAGCTCAACATAGTGGTCTTCTGCACTGTCATTGTGCAATAAAGGGGCAGCTGAGATCGGAGAACTTAGAGCTTCCAAAGCCATTTGATGGGTTTGTGTGAATTGATAGAGAGTTTGTAGAGTGAGTGTTTGTGTAAAAGGATAATGTTGGGTTTTATTTATACAGAGGGAGAGGTGGTCAAAAAGGAAGGAGTGAGGTGTGAAGGCTTATAGCAATTGGATTGGGGTTTGAATCTGTGTTGGCAATGCATAAGATTGGAAGATGTGGGCAGTCGAGATGGCGTGGCAAGAGGGGATTGGTGAGTTCAGTGGCTGCTTCCATGTCAACATTTGACGTGTTCATCACTACAAGCTATAGATACTAAATACGTGTTGCTCAATCAAGCATTCTTAATATTTAACTTTCTGAAAATTCaaagggttttttctttttggaaaagaaaactgTCATGCGTTACCAATAATTACTTCATACATTATTATTGACATGTACTTTGTTACAACGAATTACATGGTGGCCTGctaattttcttgttatttatATAATAGCTGAATTTATTAGATTAGCCCCTTCACTAGCTCAATGATCAGTTAGGAAGACAGCTTAGatcagccccccccccccccccccccccccccttcacTAGCGCAATGATCAGTTAGGAAGATGGCTACTCAATCTAACTGATAAGGATTTATAGTAATTAGTTGTTCACAAT
Coding sequences within:
- the LOC133871195 gene encoding zinc finger protein ZAT10-like codes for the protein MALEALSSPISAAPLLHNDSAEDHYVELWAKSKRSKRPRLDNPPTEEEYLALCLLMLGGQGSGGATTTTNTKNQPCPTMPSQTLPYKCTLCHKAFPSYQALGGHKASHRKPVGLEDQCSTTTTTTTTAITTNSSNALNPNGKTHKCAICHKTFQSGQALGGHKRCHYDGVITVSHSHRDFDLNFPALPEF
- the LOC133871196 gene encoding large ribosomal subunit protein P3 is translated as MGVFTFVCRNSGDEWTGKSLSGDLEASAGSTFELQRKLVHTALSADSSGGVQSSFSFVTPTSGVFQVIIGGASGGAFIGGGGAAAAAPGGGAAPAAEAEKKEEKKEEKDEESDEGDMGFSLFD